A window of the Henckelia pumila isolate YLH828 chromosome 3, ASM3356847v2, whole genome shotgun sequence genome harbors these coding sequences:
- the LOC140886460 gene encoding vicilin Cor a 11.0101-like, with product MVCCTKASFCLVVFAAVLLVSSFGAEDPELKECKHKCRAQQRYGEKQREACVSRCEEYSRQKQEREHGGEGGGGGRGSYGEDDQSSWINRDIPTTERLQKCLQDCETRHGTDQDRCRSRCRREYESERGTYEGDERQGEMEEEGQEKQQRYEENPYVFEDHHFVTGPQSQHGRIRILQKFTDRSKKLFRGIENYRLAIYEADPLTFLVPNHWDAEALVFVVKGKGTVSLVTKDRRESFNIKEGDILRIKAGTTAYLINRDQNERLVLAKLMQPVSTPGNFEAFYGAGGENPESFYRVFSNEILEAAFNVRRDRIEKLFGQQKQGAILKVSKEQIQGMSHHEEGGIWPFGGGESKGTYNIYQEHPTHANQYGQLYEVDYSRFRSLQDLDVAITLANITRGAMTALYYNSRATKICVVKDGAGYYEMACPHMMSQSHESHQRKQPEGSRRESGGTPSYQKISSRLKRGTVVVVPAGHPFVAVAANDQNLQLICFLVHANDNEKHTLAGKRNVINRLEREAKELAFGVPEREVDQVFRSQEEEFFFKGPRQQHWGFSDM from the exons ATGGTGTGTTGTACCAAAGCGAGCTTCTGTTTGGTGGTCTTTGCAGCAGTGTTGCTTGTTTCATCGTTCGGGGCTGAAGATCCCGAGCTGAAGGAGTGCAAGCACAAGTGCAGAGCCCAGCAACGATACGGCGAGAAACAGAGGGAAGCGTGCGTGAGCCGCTGCGAAGAATACAGTAGACAGAAACAGGAGAGGGAGCACGGCGGCGAGGGTGGTGGTGGTGGCCGCGGCTCTTATGGTGAAGATGACCAGTCCTCCTGGATTAACCGAGACATCCCGACGACTGAGCGGTTGCAGAAGTGCCTCCAGGACTGCGAAACTCGACACGGGACGGATCAAGATCGCTGCCGGAGTAGGTGCCGGAGAGAATATGAAAGTGAGAGAGGAACATATGAAGGTGACGAAAGACAAGGGGAGATGGAGGAAGAAGGACAAGAGAAGCAGCAGCGATACGAGGAGAATCCGTACGTGTTCGAGGATCACCATTTTGTCACCGGGCCGCAGAGCCAACACGGCCGTATTCGGATCCTGCAGAAATTCACCGACAGGTCGAAGAAACTCTTCCGAGGCATCGAGAATTATCGCTTGGCGATTTACGAAGCTGATCCTCTGACTTTCTTGGTTCCTAATCATTGGGATGCCGAAGCTCTGGTCTTTGTTGTAAAAG GAAAGGGGACGGTGAGCTTAGTGACGAAAGACAGGAGAGAGAGTTTCAATATCAAAGAAGGTGATATACTGAGGATCAAAGCGGGGACTACTGCTTATCTTATCAATAGGGATCAGAATGAAAGACTTGTTCTAGCCAAGCTGATGCAGCCAGTCTCGACTCCTGGTAATTTTGAG GCTTTTTACGGCGCCGGAGGGGAGAATCCAGAATCATTCTACAGGGTCTTCAGCAATGAAATACTGGAAGCCGCATTTAAT GTTAGAAGAGATAGGATAGAAAAGTTATTTGGGCAGCAGAAGCAAGGTGCGATATTGAAGGTTTCCAAGGAGCAAATCCAGGGCATGAGTCACCACGAAGAGGGTGGAATCTGGCCGTTTGGCGGTGGCGAATCCAAAGGAACTTACAATATTTATCAGGAACATCCCACACATGCCAACCAATACGGACAGCTCTACGAAGTGGATTATAGCCGTTTCAGGTCTCTCCAAGACCTCGATGTTGCTATTACTTTAGCCAACATCACCAGG GGTGCAATGACGGCCCTATACTACAACTCGAGGGCAACAAAGATTTGCGTAGTAAAAGACGGAGCAGGCTACTACGAAATGGCGTGTCCCCACATGATGTCTCAGTCACATGAGAGCCACCAGCGCAAGCAGCCTGAAGGCTCCCGCCGCGAGTCCGGCGGCACCCCAAGCTATCAGAAGATCAGCTCCCGCCTGAAACGCGGCACCGTGGTGGTTGTACCGGCAGGACATCCTTTCGTGGCTGTGGCCGCCAACGATCAGAATCTGCAGCTCATTTGCTTCCTAGTCCACGCCAATGACAACGAAAAACACACACTCGCAG